One Triticum dicoccoides isolate Atlit2015 ecotype Zavitan chromosome 5B, WEW_v2.0, whole genome shotgun sequence genomic window carries:
- the LOC119304996 gene encoding poly [ADP-ribose] polymerase tankyrase-2-like, whose translation MGTRHIPLPRLYELLLGKERDRWSPEARFIEAAHNGDVGKIKKIAKELDVQGRGIPATVANTTYMGMNALHAAAGCGSFSVFEYLVEEVKMDVDLPDTAQQFTPVAHAITNGNLPAVKYLIDHGADLHQQRAKGNITLLHVAAVHGYSEIVKFLLVRGADVDAISDLGTALAGAAIRGYPSIVKTLLEHNADPNDARCQFGPLSMALQKSSVARVKLLIQGGANVSGDSPRDNLLVKAAEKGLTEAIKCLLEAGANPNVPNAFGRLPIELAVEYDTREDVEILFPFTSPISTVENWSVDGIISHVKMEIKQLEDDNFVKERVSDLKRQADEAFKKQDYLNASMLYTQALKMDNFDAKLLSNRSLCWLRMGDGQRAFGDATKCKRLRPKWAKAHYRQGAALMFMKKYAAAYSALSRALELDPESEETEKLFWEAMELK comes from the exons ATGGGGACCCGACATATACCGCTGCCTCGCCTGTACGAGCTCCTCCTCGGCAAAG AGCGCGACCGTTGGTCGCCGGAGGCCAGGTTCATCGAAGCCGCCCACAATGGCGACGTCGGCAAGATCAAGA AGATTGCAAAGGAGCTGGACGTGCAGGGGCGTGGGATCCCGGCGACGGTGGCCAACACCACCTACATGGGCATGAACGCCCTCCACGCCGCCGCCGGCTGCGGCAGCTTCTCGGTCTTCGAGTATCTCGTGGAGGAGGTCAAGATGGATGTCGACTTGCCCGACACCGCTCAGC AGTTTACACCCGTGGCACATGCCATCACCAATGGCAACCTTCCTGCCGTCAAGTACCTCATTGATCATGGCGCTGATCTGCATCAGCAACGTGCAAAGGGAAACATCACTCTTCTTCATGTAGCTGCAGTTCATG gGTACTCTGAAATAGTTAAGTTTCTTCTTGTGAGGGGAGCTGACGTCGATGCAATATCAGATCTTGGGACAGCACTCGCGGGTGCTGCCATTAGAGGATATCCTAGTATTGTCAAGACCCTTTTGGAGCACAATGCAGAT CCCAACGATGCTAGATGTCAGTTTGGACCTTTAAGCATGGCATTACAAAAATCTTCTGTAGCCCGTGTGAAGCTATTGATTCAG GGTGGAGCTAATGTCAGTGGTGATAGTCCTCGGGATAatcttttggtaaaggctgcagagaAGGGCTTAACTGAAGCTATCAAGTGCTTGTTGGAAGCTGGTGCAAACCCAAATGTTCCGAACGCA TTTGGTAGACTGCCAATAGAGTTGGCTGTTGAGTATGATACACGGGAAGATGTTGAGATTCTCTTTCCGTTCACCTCACCCATTTCAACTGTGGAAAATTGGAGCGTTGATGGAATCATTAGTCATGTGAAGATGGAAATCAAGCAACTAGAG GATGACAATTTTGTGAAAGAGAGGGTGTCTGACCTGAAACGACAAGCAGATGAAGCATTCAAAAAGCAGGATTATCTAAATGCATCAATGCTCTACACACAG GCACTGAAGATGGATAACTTTGACGCCAAGTTGTTGTCAAACAGGAGCCTTTGCTGGCTTCGCATGGGTGACGGACAAAGGGCTTTTGGTGATGCAACTAAATGCAAAAGGCTGCGTCCAAAGTGGGCAAAGGCGCACTATCGACAAGGAGCAGCTCTAATGTTCATGAAG AAGTATGCTGCTGCGTATTCCGCACTCTCGCGCGCTTTAGAGTTGGACCCAGAAAGCGAAGAGACCGAGAAATTATTCTG GGAGGCGATGGAGCTGAAGTGA